The proteins below come from a single Stutzerimonas stutzeri RCH2 genomic window:
- the sodC gene encoding superoxide dismutase family protein: MKQWIIAALAGCTALAAQAETLSVKVNTVSAQGIGESVGSVKIESSEYGLVFQPELSSLEPGIHGFHVHAKGSCEPAEVDGKLTPAGAAGGHWDPKNSGKHGEPWGDGHMGDLPALYVDSEGKASQPVLAPRLKSLGDIKGLALMVHQGGDNHADHPQPLGGGGARVACGVIE, from the coding sequence ATGAAACAGTGGATCATCGCCGCGCTGGCCGGCTGCACCGCCCTCGCCGCTCAAGCCGAAACACTGAGCGTCAAGGTCAACACCGTAAGCGCCCAGGGCATCGGCGAATCCGTCGGCAGCGTGAAGATCGAAAGCAGCGAGTACGGGCTGGTGTTCCAACCCGAACTAAGCAGTCTGGAACCTGGCATTCACGGCTTTCACGTCCATGCCAAAGGCAGCTGCGAGCCTGCAGAGGTTGACGGCAAACTGACCCCGGCGGGTGCCGCGGGCGGTCACTGGGACCCGAAGAACAGCGGCAAGCACGGCGAGCCATGGGGTGACGGACATATGGGCGATCTGCCCGCGCTCTATGTCGACAGCGAAGGCAAGGCCAGCCAACCGGTGCTGGCTCCGCGCCTGAAGAGCCTTGGCGACATCAAAGGGCTGGCGCTGATGGTCCACCAGGGCGGCGACAACCACGCTGACCATCCGCAACCACTCGGCGGTGGCGGCGCACGGGTTGCCTGTGGCGTGATCGAGTAA
- the fliO gene encoding flagellar biosynthetic protein FliO, with protein MRALAFLSALVALPVLAAEPATSMSSTDMGAQLTKLMLGLLLVVGLIFLLAWLLRRVQQMNPRGTQVIKLVSSQALGPRERLVLVQVGSEQVLIGLSGGRITPLHVMQQPVHLPDAEPANPEFAQRLMELLGKDHKDKP; from the coding sequence ATGCGTGCGCTTGCATTTCTGAGCGCCCTGGTCGCGCTCCCGGTGCTGGCTGCGGAGCCTGCCACCAGCATGAGCAGTACCGATATGGGCGCGCAGCTGACCAAGCTGATGCTCGGCCTGTTGCTGGTGGTCGGGCTGATCTTTCTGCTCGCCTGGCTGTTGCGTCGCGTGCAGCAGATGAACCCACGCGGCACCCAGGTGATCAAGCTGGTTTCCAGTCAGGCGCTAGGGCCGCGCGAGCGCCTGGTGCTGGTGCAGGTTGGCAGCGAGCAGGTACTCATCGGCCTGAGTGGCGGCCGTATCACGCCGCTGCATGTGATGCAGCAACCAGTGCATCTTCCTGACGCCGAGCCGGCCAATCCCGAATTTGCCCAGCGTCTGATGGAGCTGCTCGGCAAGGATCACAAGGACAAGCCTTGA
- the flhB gene encoding flagellar biosynthesis protein FlhB, producing the protein MAESESGADKSEEPTEKRLRESREKGQLARSRELSTVAVTLGGIGGLLASGGSLAQTLMAMMQGTFELSRETLLDEGSMVRLLMGSGLMALEAIMPLLIALLIASIVGPVSLGGWLFSAKAMAPKVSRMNPAAGLKRMFSTKALVELLKALGKFLVVLGVALLVLSAYQDDLLSIAKQPLDLAIMHSAEIVGWCALWMACGLIVIAAVDVPFQLWDNKQKLMMTKQEVKDEYKDSEGKPEVKSRIRQLQREAAQRRMMQAVPEADVVITNPTHFAVALKYDGDKGGAPRLVAKGGDFVALKIREIAQEHKVTVLESPALARAVYYSTELDQEIPAGLYLAVAQVLAYVYQLRQYRAGKGRRPDPLNDVPIPPDLRRDE; encoded by the coding sequence ATGGCTGAGAGCGAAAGCGGTGCCGACAAAAGCGAGGAACCCACAGAGAAACGCCTGCGCGAATCTCGCGAGAAGGGGCAGCTTGCGCGCTCCCGTGAGCTCAGTACGGTCGCGGTGACGCTCGGTGGCATCGGCGGGCTGCTGGCTTCCGGCGGGAGTCTGGCGCAGACCCTGATGGCAATGATGCAAGGCACCTTCGAACTGAGCCGGGAAACGCTGCTCGACGAAGGGTCGATGGTTCGTTTGTTGATGGGCAGCGGCCTGATGGCGCTGGAGGCAATCATGCCGCTGCTCATCGCGTTGCTGATCGCCTCGATTGTCGGGCCCGTCTCGCTGGGTGGCTGGCTGTTTTCCGCCAAGGCCATGGCGCCGAAGGTCAGCAGGATGAACCCGGCTGCCGGGCTGAAACGCATGTTCTCCACCAAGGCGCTGGTTGAGCTGCTCAAGGCCCTGGGCAAATTCCTCGTGGTGCTCGGCGTCGCGCTGCTGGTGCTCTCGGCTTATCAGGACGACCTGCTGTCAATCGCCAAGCAGCCGTTGGACCTGGCGATCATGCACAGCGCGGAGATCGTCGGCTGGTGTGCCTTGTGGATGGCCTGCGGGCTGATAGTCATCGCCGCGGTGGATGTGCCGTTTCAGCTCTGGGACAACAAGCAGAAGCTGATGATGACCAAGCAGGAGGTCAAGGACGAATACAAGGACTCGGAAGGCAAGCCGGAGGTCAAATCGCGGATTCGTCAGCTGCAGCGCGAGGCTGCGCAGCGGCGCATGATGCAGGCCGTGCCCGAGGCTGACGTGGTGATCACCAACCCGACGCACTTTGCTGTCGCGCTGAAATACGACGGCGACAAGGGCGGGGCGCCCCGGCTGGTGGCCAAGGGCGGCGACTTCGTGGCGCTGAAGATTCGCGAGATTGCCCAGGAGCACAAGGTCACGGTGCTGGAGTCGCCGGCGCTGGCGCGGGCGGTGTATTACTCCACCGAGCTGGATCAGGAAATTCCCGCCGGCCTTTACCTGGCCGTGGCGCAGGTCCTGGCCTATGTCTATCAGTTGCGTCAGTACCGGGCCGGCAAGGGGCGTCGGCCGGACCCGTTGAACGACGTGCCCATCCCGCCGGATCTGCGTCGCGACGAATGA
- the fliP gene encoding flagellar type III secretion system pore protein FliP (The bacterial flagellar biogenesis protein FliP forms a type III secretion system (T3SS)-type pore required for flagellar assembly.), with protein MLRILLVAVLMLCGPLAMAQEPSGILAQGNNPLSIPAITLTTDAEGQQEYSVSLQILLIMTALSFIPAFVMLMTSFTRIIIVFSILRQALGLQQTPSNQILIGLTLFLTLFIMAPVFDRINQDALQPYLSEQIPAQEAISRAEVPLKNFMLAQTRESDLELFVRLSRRTDIASPEAAPMTILVPAFVTSELKTAFQIGFMIFIPFLIIDMVVASVLMAMGMMMLSPLIISLPFKIMLFVLVDGWGLIIGTLAGSFGTL; from the coding sequence ATGTTGCGCATTCTGCTAGTGGCGGTGCTGATGCTGTGCGGCCCGCTTGCCATGGCGCAGGAGCCGTCCGGCATCCTGGCGCAGGGCAACAACCCCTTGTCGATTCCTGCGATAACGCTAACTACCGACGCCGAAGGGCAGCAGGAATACTCGGTCAGCCTGCAGATTCTGCTGATCATGACGGCGCTGAGCTTCATTCCGGCGTTCGTCATGCTGATGACCAGTTTCACCCGGATCATCATCGTCTTTTCCATTCTGCGTCAGGCCCTGGGGCTGCAGCAGACGCCGTCGAACCAGATTCTCATTGGCCTGACGCTGTTCCTCACGTTGTTCATCATGGCGCCGGTATTCGACCGGATTAACCAGGACGCGCTGCAGCCTTATCTCAGCGAGCAGATACCGGCACAGGAGGCGATCTCCCGCGCCGAGGTGCCATTGAAGAACTTCATGCTGGCGCAGACCCGCGAGAGCGATCTGGAGCTTTTCGTCAGGCTTTCGCGACGTACCGACATCGCTTCGCCGGAAGCCGCACCAATGACTATCCTGGTGCCGGCCTTCGTCACTTCGGAGCTGAAGACGGCCTTCCAGATCGGCTTCATGATCTTCATTCCGTTTCTGATCATCGACATGGTGGTGGCCAGCGTGCTGATGGCAATGGGCATGATGATGCTCTCGCCGCTGATCATTTCGTTGCCGTTCAAGATCATGTTGTTCGTCCTGGTGGATGGCTGGGGGCTGATCATCGGTACTCTCGCCGGCAGCTTCGGCACCCTTTAG
- the flhF gene encoding flagellar biosynthesis protein FlhF: protein MQVKRFFAADMRIAMKMVRDELGADAVIIGNRRVAGGVELTAVLDYPMQSAPAANKPNPALEAELRKTQARLANAHAELSAAPRAKMQDRQLVDEKPAAVSIPQPSAVAEAAAAVDSRAIEAMQSELHGLRELIEVQLGSIAWGQEQSRRPQQAGLWRRLQRLGLPAELSRSLLEKVAGITEPRQAWRMVLAYLAQAIKVSKTEPLEEGGVIALVGPAGVGKTTTLAKLAARYVLKYGAQNIALVSMDNYRIGAQEQLKTLGRILDVPVLQIDPSQSLSKTLAPLARKRVILIDTAGLPASDPTLRMQLEALSDRGVKSKNYLVLAATSQSQVLKAAWHNYRRCGLAGCILTKLDEAGSLGDVLGLTISQHLPIAYLADGPRIPDDLHLPRSHQLVSRAVSLQSGEEPSEETMADMFAGLYNSSSRRAG, encoded by the coding sequence ATGCAGGTCAAACGTTTCTTCGCCGCCGATATGCGCATCGCCATGAAAATGGTGCGTGACGAGCTGGGCGCCGATGCCGTGATCATCGGCAATCGCCGGGTGGCCGGCGGCGTCGAGCTGACTGCCGTGCTCGATTACCCGATGCAGTCCGCTCCGGCCGCGAACAAGCCCAACCCGGCGTTGGAAGCCGAGCTGCGCAAGACCCAGGCGCGTCTGGCCAATGCCCACGCCGAGCTGAGCGCCGCCCCGCGGGCGAAGATGCAGGATCGTCAACTGGTTGACGAGAAGCCCGCAGCCGTGAGCATCCCGCAGCCTTCAGCCGTGGCTGAAGCTGCCGCTGCGGTCGATTCCCGCGCGATCGAGGCGATGCAGTCGGAGCTGCATGGTCTGCGCGAACTGATCGAAGTCCAGCTTGGCTCGATTGCCTGGGGCCAGGAACAAAGCCGTCGTCCGCAGCAGGCTGGCCTCTGGCGCCGCCTGCAGCGCCTGGGCCTGCCGGCCGAGCTGTCGCGCAGCCTGCTGGAAAAGGTTGCGGGTATCACCGAGCCGCGCCAGGCATGGCGCATGGTGCTGGCGTACCTGGCGCAGGCGATCAAGGTCAGCAAGACCGAACCGCTGGAAGAGGGTGGTGTCATCGCCTTGGTTGGTCCGGCAGGTGTCGGCAAGACCACCACTCTGGCCAAGCTCGCAGCACGCTACGTATTGAAGTATGGCGCGCAGAACATTGCGCTGGTCAGCATGGACAATTATCGGATCGGCGCGCAGGAGCAGCTCAAGACGCTTGGCCGCATCCTGGATGTGCCAGTGCTGCAGATCGATCCGAGCCAGTCGTTGAGCAAGACGCTCGCTCCGCTGGCGCGCAAGCGCGTGATCCTGATCGACACCGCTGGCCTGCCCGCCAGCGATCCGACACTGCGCATGCAGCTCGAAGCGTTGTCGGACCGCGGTGTGAAATCGAAGAATTATCTGGTGCTGGCCGCGACCAGTCAGAGCCAGGTGCTCAAGGCGGCGTGGCACAACTATCGTCGCTGCGGCCTGGCTGGTTGTATCCTGACCAAACTGGATGAAGCCGGCAGTCTCGGTGATGTACTCGGCCTCACGATCAGCCAGCATTTGCCGATAGCGTACCTCGCGGATGGCCCCCGGATTCCGGACGACCTGCACCTGCCGCGCAGCCATCAGCTGGTCAGTCGCGCGGTGAGTTTGCAGTCCGGCGAGGAACCGAGCGAGGAAACCATGGCCGATATGTTCGCCGGGCTGTACAACAGCTCGTCACGGCGGGCCGGATGA
- the fliQ gene encoding flagellar biosynthesis protein FliQ: protein MTPEVAVDLFREGLWMTAMIVGVLVVPSLLVGLVVAMFQAATQINEQTLSFLPRLLVMLLTLIWAGPWLVRELMEYTQNLVQNIPLLIG from the coding sequence ATGACTCCTGAAGTAGCGGTGGACCTGTTTCGTGAAGGGCTGTGGATGACCGCGATGATCGTCGGCGTGCTGGTCGTACCGAGTCTGCTGGTGGGCCTGGTGGTGGCCATGTTCCAGGCGGCCACCCAGATCAACGAGCAGACGCTGAGCTTCCTGCCGCGCCTGCTGGTGATGCTGTTGACGCTGATCTGGGCCGGTCCCTGGCTGGTCCGTGAGCTTATGGAGTACACGCAGAATCTGGTCCAAAACATCCCGCTGCTGATCGGGTAG
- the fliR gene encoding flagellar biosynthetic protein FliR — MLELSNAQIGGWVGQFLLPLFRIAALLMSMPIIGTQLVPVRVRLYLALAIALVLVPTLPPMPVVESLSLASLLLIAEQLLIGVMLGFVLQLFFHVFIVSGQMLAMQMGLGFASMVDPANGISVPVLGQFFNMLVILLFLSVNGHLVVLEILAESFVTLPVGGGLSTNHFWEVAGKLGWVLGAGLLLVLPAITALLVVNLAFGLMTRAAPQLNIFSIGFPLTLVLGLIIVWIGMADIFAQYQIFVSEALLMLRELAGAR, encoded by the coding sequence GTGCTAGAGCTGAGCAATGCGCAGATCGGCGGCTGGGTGGGGCAGTTTCTGCTCCCGCTGTTTCGCATCGCTGCGCTGTTGATGAGCATGCCGATCATCGGCACCCAGCTGGTTCCGGTTCGAGTGCGGCTCTATCTCGCTCTGGCCATTGCGCTGGTGCTGGTGCCGACCTTGCCGCCAATGCCGGTGGTCGAATCGCTGAGCCTGGCCTCGCTGCTGCTGATCGCCGAACAGCTGCTGATCGGCGTCATGCTTGGTTTTGTCCTGCAGCTGTTCTTCCACGTCTTCATCGTGTCCGGGCAGATGCTGGCGATGCAGATGGGCCTCGGTTTCGCTTCGATGGTCGATCCGGCCAACGGCATCTCTGTGCCGGTGCTCGGTCAGTTCTTCAATATGCTGGTGATCCTGCTGTTTCTCTCGGTCAACGGCCATCTGGTAGTGCTTGAAATCCTCGCCGAGAGCTTTGTCACCCTGCCGGTAGGCGGGGGGCTATCGACCAATCATTTCTGGGAGGTGGCGGGCAAACTTGGCTGGGTGCTGGGCGCGGGCCTGCTATTGGTCCTGCCGGCGATCACCGCGCTGCTGGTGGTCAATCTCGCGTTCGGCCTGATGACGCGGGCCGCTCCACAGCTGAATATCTTCTCCATCGGCTTTCCGCTGACCCTCGTGCTGGGTCTGATCATTGTCTGGATCGGTATGGCCGACATCTTCGCGCAGTACCAGATCTTCGTCAGCGAGGCGCTTTTGATGCTGCGCGAGCTGGCGGGGGCCCGCTGA
- the fliM gene encoding flagellar motor switch protein FliM yields the protein MAVQDLLSQDEIDALLHGVDDGLVDTESDSEPGSIKSYDLTSQDRIVRGRMPTLEMINERFARYTRISMFNLLRRSADVSVGGVQVMKFGEYVHSLYVPTSLNLVKMKPLRGTALFILDAKLVFKLVDNFFGGDGRHAKIEGREFTPTELRVVRMVLDQAFADLKEAWHAVLDVNFEYVNSEVNPALANIVSPSEVVVVSTFHIELDSGGGDLHVTMPYSMIEPIREMLDAGFQSDVSDQDERWVKALREDILDVNVPLGATVVRRQLKLRDILNMQPGDVIPVEMPEDMIMRANGMPAFKVKLGAHKGNLALQVLEPVVRPR from the coding sequence ATGGCTGTTCAAGACCTGCTCTCGCAAGACGAGATCGATGCGCTCCTGCACGGGGTCGACGACGGTCTGGTGGATACCGAGAGCGATTCCGAGCCGGGGTCCATCAAGAGCTACGACCTGACCAGTCAGGACCGCATTGTGCGTGGGCGCATGCCTACGCTGGAAATGATCAACGAGCGTTTCGCCCGGTACACCCGCATCAGCATGTTCAACCTGCTGCGCCGTTCGGCCGATGTGTCGGTCGGTGGCGTGCAGGTGATGAAGTTCGGCGAGTACGTGCATTCGCTCTATGTGCCGACCAGCCTCAACCTGGTGAAGATGAAGCCGCTGCGTGGCACGGCGCTGTTCATTCTCGACGCCAAGCTGGTGTTCAAGCTGGTGGACAACTTCTTCGGTGGCGATGGTCGCCACGCCAAGATCGAGGGTCGCGAATTCACCCCGACCGAGCTGCGCGTGGTGCGCATGGTGCTGGATCAGGCATTTGCCGACCTCAAGGAAGCCTGGCATGCGGTATTGGACGTCAACTTCGAATACGTCAATTCGGAAGTGAACCCGGCGCTGGCCAACATCGTCAGCCCCAGCGAAGTGGTGGTGGTGTCCACCTTCCACATCGAACTGGACAGCGGTGGCGGTGATCTGCACGTGACCATGCCGTATTCGATGATCGAGCCGATACGCGAGATGCTCGATGCCGGCTTCCAGTCGGACGTCAGCGATCAGGACGAGCGGTGGGTCAAGGCCCTGCGCGAAGACATTCTCGACGTCAACGTGCCGCTCGGCGCCACCGTCGTCAGGCGGCAACTCAAGCTGCGCGACATTCTGAACATGCAACCCGGCGACGTGATTCCGGTAGAGATGCCAGAAGACATGATCATGCGTGCCAATGGCATGCCGGCATTCAAGGTCAAGCTGGGCGCCCACAAGGGCAACCTGGCGTTGCAGGTGCTGGAACCCGTGGTTCGCCCACGTTGA
- the fliN gene encoding flagellar motor switch protein FliN translates to MADERDNTSPEEQALADEWAAALAEAGDASQDDIDALLNQAPAAAAPAAPRAPLEDFASAPKSTAVPLGLEGPNLDVILDIPVSISMEVGSTEISIRNLLQLNQGSVVELDRLAGEPLDVLVNGTLIAHGEVVVVNEKFGIRLTDVISPTERIKKLR, encoded by the coding sequence ATGGCAGACGAACGCGACAACACTTCTCCCGAAGAGCAGGCGCTGGCTGATGAGTGGGCAGCAGCGCTGGCCGAAGCTGGTGATGCCAGCCAGGACGATATCGATGCGCTGCTGAACCAGGCGCCCGCAGCTGCGGCCCCGGCTGCGCCGCGTGCACCGCTGGAAGATTTCGCCAGTGCGCCGAAATCCACCGCGGTGCCGCTGGGACTGGAAGGGCCGAATCTGGATGTGATTCTGGATATCCCTGTTTCGATTTCCATGGAGGTCGGCAGCACCGAGATCAGCATTCGCAACCTGCTGCAGCTCAACCAGGGTTCGGTGGTCGAGCTGGACCGTCTGGCCGGTGAGCCGCTCGATGTGCTGGTCAACGGGACGCTCATCGCCCATGGCGAAGTGGTGGTGGTCAACGAGAAGTTCGGCATCCGGCTGACTGACGTGATCAGCCCCACTGAACGCATCAAGAAGCTGCGTTGA
- the fleN gene encoding flagellar synthesis regulator FleN, with translation MGMHPVQVIAVTGGKGGVGKTNVSVNLALALADLGRRVVLLDADLGLANVDVLLGLTTKRTLADVIAGECDLRDVLIQGPGGIRVVPAASGTQSMVQLSSLQHAGLIQAFSELGDELDVLIIDTAAGIGDSVVSFVRAAQEVLLVVTDEPTSITDAYALIKLLNRDYGISRFRVLANMAHAPQEGRNLFAKLTKVTERFLDVALQYVGAVPYDEAVRKAVQKQRAVYEAYPRSKCALAFKAIAQKVDTWPLPATPRGHLEFFVERLISPASQSHE, from the coding sequence ATGGGAATGCATCCCGTACAGGTGATTGCGGTGACCGGCGGCAAGGGTGGCGTCGGCAAGACCAATGTGTCGGTCAATCTGGCACTGGCGCTGGCCGATCTCGGCCGGCGTGTGGTGTTGCTTGACGCCGACCTTGGCCTGGCCAACGTCGACGTGTTGCTGGGGCTTACCACCAAGCGCACCCTGGCCGACGTTATCGCCGGTGAATGTGATCTGCGCGACGTGCTGATCCAAGGGCCGGGTGGCATCCGCGTAGTGCCGGCCGCATCCGGCACGCAGAGCATGGTGCAGCTGTCTTCGCTGCAGCACGCCGGATTGATCCAGGCGTTCAGTGAGCTGGGCGACGAGCTCGACGTGCTGATCATCGACACCGCCGCAGGTATCGGCGACTCAGTAGTGAGCTTCGTTCGCGCCGCGCAGGAGGTACTGCTGGTCGTGACCGATGAACCGACCTCGATTACCGACGCTTACGCGCTGATCAAACTGCTCAATCGTGACTATGGCATCAGTCGCTTCCGTGTGCTGGCCAATATGGCTCATGCCCCGCAGGAAGGTCGCAACCTGTTTGCCAAGTTGACCAAGGTCACCGAGCGCTTTCTCGACGTGGCGCTGCAGTATGTCGGCGCTGTGCCTTACGATGAGGCCGTACGCAAGGCAGTACAGAAGCAGCGTGCGGTCTACGAAGCCTACCCGCGGTCCAAGTGCGCGCTGGCATTCAAGGCCATCGCGCAGAAGGTCGATACCTGGCCGTTGCCCGCTACGCCGCGCGGTCATCTCGAATTCTTCGTAGAGCGCCTCATCAGCCCCGCTTCACAAAGCCACGAATGA
- the flhA gene encoding flagellar biosynthesis protein FlhA, which produces MDRTQLINIRNGLTGAGRGNLGVPLLLLVMMGMMMLSVPPFLLDLLFTFNIALSIVVLLVSVYALRPLDFAVFPTILLVATLMRLALNVASTRVVLINGHEGGSAAGHVIEAFGNVVIGGNYVVGIVVFAILMIINFVVVTKGAGRISEVSARFTLDAMPGKQMAIDADLNAGLIDQEEAKKRRVEVSSEADFYGSMDGASKFVRGDAIAGLLILFINLIGGVGIGMAQHGMSFSEAGQVYALLTIGDGLVAQIPSLLLSTAAAIMVTRVTSSEDMGQQVQRQMFASPKALAVAAAIMIAMGLVPGMPHLSFLGLGAAAAAGAYWIWHRKKQVEKKAEQEVQKQQEMLPAQRSAETKELGWDDVTPVDMVGLEVGYRLIPLVDRNQGGQLLARIKGVRKKLSQDLGFLMPSVHIRDNLDLLPNAYRLTLMGVSLAEAEVYPDRELAINPGQVFGPLNGISARDPAFGLEAVWIEASQRDQAQSLGYTVVDASTVVATHLNQVLHKHAHELLGHEEVQQLLQLLAKSSPKLAEELVPGMVSLSTLLKVLQALLQEQVPVRDIRTIAEAIANVAAKSQDPAAMVAAVRVALSRAIVQNVVGLEPELPVITLEPRLEQILLNSLQKAGQGSEDGILLEPGMAEKLQRSLVEAAQRQEMLGKPAVLLVAGPVRAMLSRFARLAVPNIHVLAYQEIPDNKQVTIVSTVGQN; this is translated from the coding sequence TTGGATCGCACGCAACTCATCAATATTCGCAATGGCCTGACGGGCGCGGGGCGCGGCAACCTCGGCGTGCCGCTGCTGCTGCTCGTGATGATGGGCATGATGATGTTGTCGGTGCCGCCGTTCCTGCTGGATCTGCTATTCACCTTCAACATCGCGCTGTCGATCGTCGTGCTGCTGGTCAGTGTCTATGCGCTGCGGCCGCTGGATTTCGCCGTGTTCCCGACCATTCTGCTGGTCGCCACCCTGATGCGTCTGGCGCTGAACGTGGCGTCGACCCGTGTGGTGTTGATCAACGGCCATGAAGGTGGCTCCGCCGCCGGTCACGTGATCGAGGCCTTCGGCAACGTGGTGATCGGCGGCAACTACGTGGTTGGTATCGTGGTTTTCGCGATCCTGATGATCATCAACTTCGTCGTGGTGACCAAAGGCGCCGGACGAATTTCCGAGGTCAGTGCGCGCTTTACCCTGGATGCCATGCCCGGCAAGCAGATGGCCATCGACGCCGACCTCAACGCCGGCCTGATCGATCAGGAGGAAGCCAAGAAGCGCCGTGTCGAGGTTTCGTCCGAGGCGGACTTCTACGGCTCGATGGATGGTGCGAGCAAGTTCGTGCGCGGTGACGCCATTGCCGGCCTGCTGATCCTCTTCATCAACCTGATCGGCGGTGTCGGTATCGGCATGGCCCAGCACGGCATGAGTTTCAGCGAAGCGGGCCAGGTGTACGCCCTGTTGACTATCGGTGACGGTCTGGTTGCGCAGATCCCGTCTCTGCTGCTGTCCACCGCGGCAGCGATCATGGTGACCCGCGTCACCAGTTCCGAGGACATGGGCCAGCAGGTGCAGCGGCAGATGTTCGCCTCGCCCAAGGCACTCGCGGTGGCCGCGGCGATCATGATTGCGATGGGACTGGTTCCCGGCATGCCGCACCTGTCCTTCCTCGGCCTCGGCGCTGCCGCTGCGGCGGGTGCGTACTGGATCTGGCATCGCAAGAAGCAGGTCGAGAAGAAAGCCGAGCAGGAAGTGCAGAAGCAGCAGGAAATGCTGCCGGCCCAGCGCTCGGCGGAAACCAAGGAGCTGGGTTGGGATGACGTGACTCCGGTGGATATGGTCGGCCTGGAGGTCGGCTATCGGCTGATTCCGCTGGTTGACCGCAATCAGGGTGGTCAGTTGCTGGCGCGTATCAAGGGCGTACGCAAGAAGCTGTCGCAGGATCTTGGCTTTCTCATGCCCTCGGTGCATATCCGTGACAACCTCGACCTGTTGCCCAACGCCTACCGGTTGACCCTGATGGGTGTCAGCCTGGCCGAAGCCGAGGTGTATCCGGACCGTGAGTTGGCGATCAACCCGGGGCAGGTATTCGGCCCACTGAACGGCATTAGCGCCAGGGACCCGGCGTTCGGCCTGGAAGCGGTGTGGATCGAGGCCAGCCAGCGTGACCAGGCGCAGTCGCTGGGCTATACCGTGGTGGATGCCAGCACCGTGGTCGCCACACATCTGAATCAGGTGCTGCACAAGCATGCCCATGAGCTGCTCGGCCACGAAGAGGTTCAACAGCTGCTGCAGCTGCTGGCGAAAAGCTCGCCCAAGCTGGCCGAAGAACTGGTCCCGGGGATGGTTTCGCTGTCCACCCTGCTCAAGGTGCTGCAGGCGCTGCTGCAGGAGCAGGTGCCGGTGCGTGATATCCGCACCATTGCCGAAGCCATCGCCAACGTCGCTGCCAAGAGTCAAGATCCCGCCGCAATGGTCGCGGCAGTGCGGGTGGCGTTGTCCCGTGCAATCGTGCAGAACGTTGTGGGACTAGAGCCGGAGCTGCCTGTGATCACACTGGAGCCACGGTTGGAACAGATCTTGCTCAACAGCTTGCAGAAGGCCGGGCAAGGCTCCGAAGACGGAATTCTGCTGGAGCCAGGAATGGCCGAAAAGTTGCAAAGGTCTCTGGTAGAAGCGGCACAGCGTCAAGAAATGCTCGGCAAGCCGGCAGTTCTGCTGGTAGCCGGCCCGGTACGGGCGATGCTGTCGAGATTCGCGCGTCTGGCAGTGCCGAACATTCATGTTCTGGCCTACCAGGAAATACCGGACAACAAGCAGGTCACCATCGTCTCGACGGTGGGTCAGAATTAA